A genome region from Triticum aestivum cultivar Chinese Spring chromosome 2B, IWGSC CS RefSeq v2.1, whole genome shotgun sequence includes the following:
- the LOC123047546 gene encoding tubby-like F-box protein 7 yields the protein MTLRSIVRDLRESFGNLSRRNFEAKISSVPSLSGHHRGKSLESASDLQDSLVTNLQGNWASLPPELLRDVMKRLEEDDSNWPSRKDVVACASVCTTWRDMCKDIVRNPEFCGKLTFPVSLKQPGSRDGLIQCFIKRDKSKLTYRLYLSLTSAVLDDNGKFLLSAKRSRRTTYTDYAISMDPKNISRSSSGYIGKLRSNFLGTKFIIYDTQPSYNASKLCPQERTSRRFSSRKVSPKVPAATGSYPIAQVNYELNVLGTRGPRRMQCTMNSIPTSAVDPDGVVPGQPKELLPRLFEESFRTTASSRYSTDFSSCHFSEFGGGPLREEGGDENAGDKESPLVLKNKSPRWHEQLQCWCLNFRGRVTVASVKNFQLIAAPAPPPPASGGEAAPEPSSQTQPPQQQPTSAAAAQPQPAGSSLSASSSSSSSHHDTVLLQFGKVSKDTFTMDYRYPLSAFQAFAICLTSFDTKLACE from the exons ATGACTTTGCGCAGCATAGTTCGCGATTTAAGGGAGAGCTTCGGAAACCTGTCAAGGCGGAATTTCGAGGCGAAAATCTCAAGCGTCCCAAGCCTTTCGGGCCATCACCGAGGGAAATCGCTTGAATCTGCAAGTGATCTGCAGGATAGTCTTGTCACAAACCTGCAAGGCAATTGGGCTAGCCTTCCTCCTGAATTACTTCGGGATGTGATGAAAAGGCTGGAGGAAGACGACAGCAATTGGCCGTCCCGCAAAGATGTTGTTGCCTGCGCTTCTGTCTGTACAACCTGGAGAGACATGTGCAAGGATATTGTGAGGAATCCAGAATTCTGTGGAAAGCTCACCTTTCCTGTGTCCCTTAAGCAG CCTGGATCTCGAGATGGATTGATCCAATGTTTCATCAAAAGGGACAAGTCAAAGCTGACTTATCGTCTCTACCTGTCCCTTACTTCTG CTGTGCTTGATGATAATGGCAAGTTCCTACTGTCAGCTAAAAGGAGTCGGAGAACAACTTACACCGACTATGCCATTTCTATGGATCCTAAAAATATATCCCGGTCAAGTAGTGGCTACATCGGGAAATTGAG GTCAAATTTCCTCGGCACCAAATTCATCATCTACGACACGCAGCCGTCCTACAATGCCAGTAAACTCTGCCCGCAGGAACGGACCAGCCGGCGGTTCTCCTCCAGGAAAGTCTCCCCCAAAGTTCCAGCGGCGACTGGCAGCTACCCCATCGCTCAGGTGAACTACGAGCTGAACGTGCTCGGCACCCGCGGGCCAAGGCGGATGCAGTGCACCATGAACTCCATCCCGACATCGGCGGTAGACCCTGATGGCGTTGTGCCTGGCCAACCGAAGGAGCTCCTCCCTCGGCTATTCGAGGAATCCTTCCGCACCACCGCAAGTTCCCGGTACTCCACGGACTTCAGCAGCTGCCACTTCTCCGAGTTTGGGGGAGGGCCTCTGAGAGAAGAAGGTGGCGACGAAAATGCGGGGGACAAGGAGAGCCCGCTGGTTCTCAAGAACAAGTCGCCTCGGTGGCACGAGCAGCTGCAGTGCTGGTGCCTCAACTTCCGGGGGCGCGTCACGGTGGCCTCGGTCAAGAACTTCCAGCtgatcgccgcccccgccccgccaccgccagccTCCGGAGGAGAGGCGGCTCCCGAGCCGTCTTCACAGACGCAACCGCCCCAGCAGCAGCCTACCTCTGCTGCCGCCGCGCAGCCCCAGCCTGCTGGCAGTTCCTtgtcggcgtcgtcgtcctcgtcctcgagcCACCACGACACGGTGCTGCTGCAGTTCGGCAAGGTGTCCAAGGACACCTTCACCATGGACTACCGGTACCCGCTGTCGGCGTTCCAGGCCTTCGCCATCTGCCTGACCAGCTTCGACACCAAGCTGGCGTGTGAATAA